In Rubrivirga marina, the following are encoded in one genomic region:
- a CDS encoding beta-ketoacyl-ACP synthase III, with amino-acid sequence MTRKYASLIGWGHYAPENVVTNDDLAQIVDTNDEWIRSRSGIEQRHFVSEDQATSDLCVEAGRRALETAGVDPADIDLVLVATSSPDELTPPVSSRVQHRLGCANAGAMTLMVGCTGFVYGLVTADQFIQTGAYETILLVGAEVISKNLDMEDRTTCVLFGDGAGAVVLQATDRPCGVRSFELGSDGSQADVLIAPAPGTRIPVSQEIVDNRTHYLRMDGRAVFKFATRTMGESLQRVMAKAGVGVDDIDLFVPHQANARIIEYAAKQFGLPPEKVVMNVADYGNTSAATIPIALSEALDAGRASAGDTLAFVGFGAGLTWAACLFDLGPLAVEPADEDAEAGRQTLGDGAPADSVIDDRGVVKGLIA; translated from the coding sequence ATGACCCGGAAGTACGCCTCGCTCATCGGCTGGGGCCACTACGCCCCCGAGAACGTCGTCACCAACGACGACCTCGCCCAGATCGTCGACACCAACGACGAGTGGATCCGGTCTCGGTCCGGCATCGAGCAGCGCCACTTCGTGAGCGAGGACCAGGCCACAAGCGACCTCTGCGTCGAGGCCGGCCGCCGGGCGCTCGAGACGGCCGGCGTGGACCCCGCGGACATCGACCTCGTCCTCGTCGCGACGTCGAGCCCGGACGAGCTCACGCCGCCCGTGTCGAGCCGCGTCCAGCACCGGCTCGGGTGCGCCAACGCCGGCGCCATGACGCTGATGGTCGGGTGCACGGGGTTCGTCTACGGCCTCGTCACGGCCGACCAGTTTATCCAGACCGGCGCGTACGAGACGATCCTCCTCGTCGGCGCCGAGGTAATCTCAAAGAACCTCGACATGGAGGACCGGACGACCTGCGTCCTGTTCGGCGATGGGGCCGGGGCCGTCGTGCTCCAGGCGACCGACCGGCCGTGCGGCGTCCGCTCGTTCGAGCTCGGCAGCGACGGCTCGCAGGCCGACGTCCTCATCGCGCCGGCCCCCGGCACGCGGATCCCCGTCAGCCAGGAGATCGTCGACAACCGGACCCATTACCTCCGGATGGATGGCCGCGCCGTGTTCAAGTTCGCGACGCGGACGATGGGCGAGTCGCTCCAGCGCGTGATGGCGAAGGCCGGTGTCGGCGTGGACGATATCGACCTGTTCGTCCCACACCAGGCCAACGCGCGGATCATCGAGTACGCCGCCAAGCAGTTCGGCCTGCCGCCCGAGAAGGTGGTCATGAACGTGGCCGACTACGGCAACACGTCGGCCGCGACGATCCCGATCGCGTTGTCTGAGGCGCTCGACGCGGGGCGGGCCTCGGCCGGCGACACGCTCGCGTTCGTGGGGTTCGGGGCCGGCCTCACCTGGGCCGCCTGCCTGTTCGACCTCGGCCCCCTCGCCGTCGAGCCCGCCGACGAGGACGCCGAGGCGGGCCGCCAGACGTTGGGCGACGGGGCCCCGGCGGACTCGGTGATCGACGACCGCGGCGTGGTCAAAGGCCTCATCGCGTGA
- a CDS encoding LVIVD repeat-containing protein — MRFLAAAALAALLVAPASAQQLDLIGTVELPTIPRPGADEPRDPDSVGIPDVVGGSDVWAYTANDGSEYAIMGNVEGIAVVAVPSLEVVAQIPGPTQDAPFYWRDIKTYGSFAYVSAEAYGPSEGLQVIDLRGLPHHAEEIAVVRGENDRLVSSHNLSIDTVTGYAYMLNSDGNEIIVVDLSDPIHPIDVSSVPVPDSHDVFARGDTLYVAEGRNPTFSVWDMSDKMNPVQMAQVTVPSPGYVHNIWPTDDGMYALTTEETVDKTVKVWDLSDLENPTLVGNWLGASRLAHNVQIDGDHAFVSHYSSGVYVLDITDIENPVEVAHFDTHPENDDAAFYGNWGVSMPTPGGYLYTSDLEGTLTVLKWDPGSPNL, encoded by the coding sequence ATGCGATTCCTCGCCGCCGCGGCCCTGGCCGCCCTCCTCGTCGCGCCCGCCAGCGCCCAGCAGCTCGACCTTATCGGAACCGTCGAGCTCCCGACCATCCCCCGTCCCGGCGCCGACGAGCCCCGCGACCCCGACTCCGTCGGCATCCCCGACGTCGTCGGCGGGTCCGATGTCTGGGCCTACACGGCCAACGACGGGTCGGAGTACGCCATCATGGGCAACGTCGAGGGCATCGCCGTCGTCGCCGTGCCGTCGCTGGAGGTCGTCGCCCAGATCCCCGGCCCGACGCAGGACGCGCCGTTCTACTGGCGCGACATCAAGACATACGGCTCGTTCGCCTACGTCTCGGCGGAGGCCTACGGGCCGAGCGAGGGCCTCCAGGTGATCGACCTCCGCGGGCTCCCGCACCACGCCGAGGAGATCGCCGTCGTCCGCGGCGAGAACGACCGGCTCGTGTCGAGCCACAACCTCTCGATCGACACCGTCACGGGCTACGCCTACATGCTGAACTCGGACGGCAACGAGATCATCGTGGTCGACCTCTCGGACCCGATCCATCCCATCGACGTGTCGTCCGTGCCGGTCCCGGACTCGCACGACGTGTTCGCCCGCGGCGACACGCTGTACGTGGCCGAGGGACGGAACCCGACGTTCTCCGTCTGGGACATGAGCGACAAGATGAACCCGGTCCAGATGGCCCAGGTCACCGTCCCCTCGCCTGGCTACGTCCACAACATCTGGCCGACCGACGACGGGATGTACGCCCTGACGACCGAGGAGACGGTCGACAAGACGGTCAAGGTCTGGGACCTCTCGGACCTTGAGAACCCGACGCTCGTCGGGAATTGGTTGGGCGCGAGCCGGCTGGCCCACAACGTCCAGATCGACGGCGACCACGCCTTCGTCTCGCACTACTCGTCGGGCGTCTACGTCCTCGACATCACGGACATCGAGAACCCGGTCGAGGTGGCCCACTTCGACACGCACCCCGAGAACGACGACGCGGCGTTCTACGGCAACTGGGGCGTCTCGATGCCGACCCCGGGCGGCTACCTCTACACGAGCGACCTCGAGGGCACGCTGACCGTCCTCAAGTGGGACCCGGGCTCGCCGAACCTCTAG
- a CDS encoding transposase — protein MTTRLSLLLLAALTLPLTACGGDDGGDFDGDVEETGEPGMFGRMQEMQNAVERIQEQAEKPPADPVNFRTLRELLPEEAAGLPQAEVEGSTDGAMGFSISQVEATYGEEGGESEIDLSILDYGAIPSMAMMGLGWTMADIDRESGSTYERTISFGGERGYRKYDSQNRSGEFSLVVADRFVVQVEGSGVEDDDLEAALRAVDLSGLADLRDEGRPDA, from the coding sequence ATGACGACCCGGCTCTCCCTCCTTCTCCTCGCGGCCCTCACGCTCCCCCTCACCGCCTGCGGAGGCGACGACGGCGGCGACTTCGACGGCGACGTCGAAGAGACCGGCGAGCCGGGCATGTTCGGGCGGATGCAGGAGATGCAGAACGCCGTCGAGCGGATCCAGGAGCAGGCCGAGAAGCCGCCGGCCGACCCGGTCAACTTCCGGACGCTCCGCGAGCTGCTCCCCGAGGAGGCCGCCGGCCTCCCGCAGGCCGAGGTCGAGGGCTCGACCGACGGCGCGATGGGCTTCTCGATCTCGCAGGTCGAGGCGACCTACGGCGAGGAGGGAGGCGAGTCCGAGATCGACCTGAGCATCCTCGACTACGGCGCGATCCCGTCGATGGCCATGATGGGCCTCGGCTGGACGATGGCCGACATCGACCGCGAGTCGGGCTCGACGTACGAGCGGACGATCTCGTTCGGCGGCGAGCGGGGCTACAGGAAGTACGACTCCCAGAACCGCTCCGGCGAGTTCAGCCTCGTCGTCGCCGACCGGTTCGTGGTCCAGGTCGAGGGCTCGGGCGTCGAGGACGACGACCTCGAGGCGGCCCTCCGCGCCGTCGACCTGAGCGGCCTCGCCGACCTCCGCGACGAGG